The Bacillus sp. V2I10 genome segment ACCGAATTATTCCGTGTAATGAGCGATTTTAAAAGTAAGACTCTATTAATACTAATTGTTCCGTAATCGGGAGGATTCATCAATAAGAATCGCTTTTCTTAATGAACTAACGGGTGCGTTAGTTGAAGAAAAATAAGCTAATTTGCATACGTGTTTCTATTTTCGTTATTCCATTATAGGGCGCAATACACAAATAGTGGATCGTGTCCTTTATTCAACAATCGGGAGCGTTAGTTCATTAAGAATTAAGTGACTTTATGAGTGAAGTCAGATTTTATTTATTCAATTATAGGACGCTTTTCTTCGATAAGACAACATAAATGATATTCAACAATCGGGGGCGAATGCTTAACAAAGTGTCGCCTCTTCTTATTGAAGTAAAGGGCAGGATTGTGGAAGAGTGAGTATTTGTTTCTTTGCAACAATCGGGCCATTTTGTGGAAGATCAGCAGAAACTTTTGAGATCTTAATCAAAATAGTAATTAATCTATCGAAGTTGTAAAATAAGAGTAAGAATAGTTGTGGGGGGATTTATATCAATTATAATGCTATTAATCTAAGCGAGAAACTGTCCAAATTCAGTGAACACTGGTCGCCTAAAGTCATTGGTGAAATGAATGACTATCAGTTTAAGTTAGTTAAGATTTTGGGAGATTTTGTATGGCACGATCATAAAGACACCGATGAGGTATTCATTGTGATAGACGGCGAGATGTCCATCGCATTCCGCGATGGAGAGGTTAAACTTTCCAAAGGAGAAATGTATGTGATACCAAAAGGTGTGGAGCATAAGCCTTATGCTGATAAGGAATGCCATATAATGCTGGTAGAGCCTAAAGGTGTAGTCAACACTGGTGAAACTAATTCCAAACTAACTGCTGAAAACAATATATGTATTTAAACCAATAATTCAGTTACTTTCTTTGGATCAACATATAAAAGGAAGTTACATATTGTTCCGCAATCAGGCGCTATTCTTCGATAAGACAACATAAATGATCTTCAACAATCGGGGGCTTTAATGGAAGAAGATTATTTCGTGAATTTGTAGAAGATTGGTGGTTGATTTTAATGGACATTAGATTAGAAAAAGCAACAAATGCTGATGCTCAAATTATTTTTGATATTCAGGTAAATGCATTTTTGCCGCTGTTGGACAAATATAAAGATTACAAAACAAATCCAGCCAATGAAACTATAGAAGGAG includes the following:
- a CDS encoding cupin domain-containing protein, whose protein sequence is MNYNAINLSEKLSKFSEHWSPKVIGEMNDYQFKLVKILGDFVWHDHKDTDEVFIVIDGEMSIAFRDGEVKLSKGEMYVIPKGVEHKPYADKECHIMLVEPKGVVNTGETNSKLTAENNICI